The nucleotide sequence AAAATCAGGAAAAGTTAGCTTGTCCATCTATGATATAAAAGGTAAATTGATGGAAACACTTGTAAAACGATATCAAACTAATGGTTCATATTCGGTAACTTGTCACACAAGTGGTTTTCCATCAGGCGTATATTTCTATCAACTGGTTGTTGATGAATATTCAATGATAAAAAAATGTTTATTGATTAAATTGTAAAAAAGGTAAGCATATCAATTCGATAATGTTTTAGTCATATTTCGGTTTACTAACTGCATGGAGTGTTCTGGAATATATTCGGTGTTGGAGATTGATTCTGGGACCTTATGCGATCTAAGTATCTAACTTGAAGAAAATGATAAAAAAATAAAATATGTTGACACAAATTTCGCAAAATAATTCTTTCCCCCCATAAAAGGTAAAGAAAATGGATCGGGAAAAAATCATAAAAGATTTCATTAGTTTCGGGCTCTCAAAAAGAGAAGCGAAAGTATATTATACTTTATTTCTCAAGAAAGAATTATCGGCTGCTGAAATTCAAAAACATGTCAGCATATTGAGAACAAAAGTGTACGAAATTCTACTCCAATTAATGAACAAGGGATTTTGTGCGGAAAGAAAGATCGGAAGATTAAAAAAATATTACGCAACCGATCCATATCAAGCATTTCAAAATCAAATCAATAATTTGGATGGAATTCTAAAAACTAAAAAGAATATTGTTAGCGAAATATTAAACCACATCGCACCGATATATGAAAAAAATACAAGCGATGTTAATCCGCTCGAATTCATTGAAATCTTGTATGAAAGAAAAAGGATCTGTGAACGATACATTCATCTTCAGCAAACTGCCCAAAAAGAAATCATGATATTTACAAAAAAACCTTATGCTTTGCCGGAAAAAGATAATGTGAAAAACGCTTTTAATGTATTACAACGAGATGTAACGCTGGAGACTATTTACGAAATTGAGGACTTTGAAAACACGGAATTTGAAAAAGAAATGATCGAGAAATTCGCCTACTCCGGGGGGAAAACAAGATTTATCAGCGAACTTCCAATGAAGTTAGCAATTTTCGATGAGAAGATAACAATGCTCGCTCTCAAGGACCCGGTTTCCCTAAAACCATTGATCACGACTATTATCATAAATCATCCCGATTATGCTCGTGCTCAAAAAGAAATTTTTAAAGCATATTGGAAAAGATCTTTCTCTCTTGAGGAATTAATTGAAAAATATTCTAACTCAAGAAAGATTAAAGAAAAATAGGAGAAACAATGAAAAGTAAAAAACTACTTATCGCAATAACTTTACTGTGCCTTTTGATGTTATTACCTTCGATAGCTTTTGCACAGCTTACTGGAATTAAGTATATTGGGGGAACTACTCCTGATTATACTACAATT is from Candidatus Cloacimonadota bacterium and encodes:
- a CDS encoding TrmB family transcriptional regulator — protein: MDREKIIKDFISFGLSKREAKVYYTLFLKKELSAAEIQKHVSILRTKVYEILLQLMNKGFCAERKIGRLKKYYATDPYQAFQNQINNLDGILKTKKNIVSEILNHIAPIYEKNTSDVNPLEFIEILYERKRICERYIHLQQTAQKEIMIFTKKPYALPEKDNVKNAFNVLQRDVTLETIYEIEDFENTEFEKEMIEKFAYSGGKTRFISELPMKLAIFDEKITMLALKDPVSLKPLITTIIINHPDYARAQKEIFKAYWKRSFSLEELIEKYSNSRKIKEK